In one Coccinella septempunctata chromosome 6, icCocSept1.1, whole genome shotgun sequence genomic region, the following are encoded:
- the LOC123315502 gene encoding uncharacterized protein LOC123315502: MSYVQHTTVLNWVGFSQGVVGRIRLRCKGIQPKGLETQLQRYPASGERDAAARASGLRNRRRYNGIRPKGLETQIQRYPASRVRDAAARASGLRNRRRYKGIRPAGY, translated from the exons ATGAGTTACGTTCAGCATACAACAGTTCTGAATTGGGTAGGGTTCAGTCAGGGGGTTGTTGGAAGGATTAGACTCAGATGCAAGGGCATCCAGCCTAAAGGGTTGGAGACGCAGTTACAACggtacccggcctcaggggagagagacgcagctgcaagggcatccggcctcagaaatcgacgcag ataCAACGGTATCCGGCCTAAAGGGTTAGAGACGCAGATACAACGGTACCCGGCCTCAAGGGtgagagacgcagctgcaagggcatccggcctcagaaatcgacgcagataCAAGGGTATCCGGCCTGCAGGATACTAG